A genomic window from Punica granatum isolate Tunisia-2019 chromosome 2, ASM765513v2, whole genome shotgun sequence includes:
- the LOC116194718 gene encoding AAA-ATPase ASD, mitochondrial-like, whose amino-acid sequence MDCLVACLSSPSIHGARNRRASASDIFEVTILDYFRLPGGKMIMRDLLMHLSSTVGGLMIIVTLFQNNFPPHLGDLLQKYTSKLVRLLYPYIQITFPEYTGERLKKSDVYTAIQNYLTEKATTGAKKLRADTLKDSQSLVLSMDDNEEVTDEFQGTKLWWSSNKIIPCSMSMSVYPATEERRFYRLMFHKHHRDLITGTYIKHVMSEGKAIALKNRQRKLYTNNPSDNWYGYKSNKWSHVVFEHPATFDTLAMEPKKKQEIMSDLKKFSEGKEYYKKIGKAWKRGYLLYGPPGTGKSTMIAAMANFMNYDVYDLELTAVKDNLELRKLLIDTSSKSIIVIEDIDCSLDLTGQRKKEKKKDDDEDEEGKGDPAKKMKEEEETKASKVTLSGLLNFIDGIWSACGGERIIIFTTNFIDKLDPALIRRGRMDKHIEMSYCFFEAFKVLAYNYLDVESHPLFGTIEAMLKETNMTPADVAENLMPKSSTETPETCLRSLIKALEEAKEEAARKKAEEEEEAKKKAEEEEEEAKKAEEEEKAKESEAKHAAKSIEEAKENGLVANGKLEEEKVNVKGNGVTN is encoded by the exons ATGGATTGTCTTGTTGCTTGCTTATCCTCTCCCTCTATACATGGAGCACGCAATAGAAGAGCAAGTGCCTCGGATATCTTCGAAGTTACTATTCTCGACTATTTCAGATTGCCGGGAGGAAAGATGATCATGCGAGACCTCTTAATGCACTTGAGCTCCACGGTTGGTGGTCTGATGATAATTGTGACCCTCTTCCAAAACAATTTCCCCCCTCATCTTGGTGACCTTCTCCAGAAATACACCAGCAAACTCGTTAGATTGTTGTATCCCTACATCCAGATCACTTTCCCCGAGTACACCGGGGAGCGGCTCAAGAAGAGTGACGTCTACACTGCCATCCAGAACTACCTGACCGAGAAGGCAACCACGGGAGCTAAGAAGCTTAGGGCCGATACGCTCAAAGACAGCCAATCCTTAGTCCTAAGTATGGACGACAACGAGGAGGTCACAGACGAGTTCCAAGGCACCAAGCTCTGGTGGTCGTCCAACAAGATAATTCCCTGCAGCATGTCCATGTCGGTCTATCCTGCCACGGAAGAGAGGAGGTTCTACAGGCTGATGTTCCATAAGCACCACCGGGACCTGATCACAGGTACGTATATCAAGCACGTCATGAGTGAGGGGAAGGCAATTGCACTGAAGAATCGGCAGAGGAAGCTCTACACCAACAACCCAAGCGACAACTG GTATGGTTACAAGTCGAACAAATGGAGCCATGTGGTTTTCGAGCATCCCGCGACGTTCGATACCCTGGCAATGGAGCCGAAGAAGAAGCAGGAGATCATGAGCGACCTCAAGAAGTTCAGTGAAGGGAAGGAGTACTACAAGAAGATCGGGAAGGCCTGGAAACGAGGGTACCTCCTCTATGGCCCGCCTGGGACGGGCAAGTCCACAATGATCGCTGCCATGGCGAATTTCATGAATTACGACGTGTATGATTTGGAGCTGACGGCAGTGAAGGACAACTTGGAGTTGAGGAAGCTGCTGATTGATACTTCGAGCAAGTCCATAATTGTGATCGAGGACATTGACTGCTCACTCGACCTCACTGGacagaggaagaaggaaaagaagaaagacgATGACGAGGATGAGGAAGGGAAGGGTGATCCTGCTAAAAAGAtgaaggaggaagaggaaaccAAAGCGAGCAAGGTCACTCTATCCGGACTTTTGAACTTCATCGATGGGATCTGGTCAGCCTGTGGGGGGGAGAGGATCATTATCTTCACAACTAATTTCATCGATAAGCTTGACCCGGCACTTATCAGGAGAGGTAGGATGGACAAGCACATCGAGATGTCCTACTGCTTCTTCGAAGCTTTCAAGGTGCTAGCGTACAACTATTTGGATGTGGAGTCTCATCCTCTGTTCGGGACGATAGAGGCGATGCTGAAGGAGACAAACATGACTCCAGCTGATGTGGCGGAGAACTTGATGCCCAAGTCGAGCACAGAAACTCCAGAGACTTGCTTGAGGAGCTTGATCAAAGCTCTCGAGGAGGCAAAGGAGGAAGCAGCGAGAAAGAAGgctgaggaggaagaggaagcgAAGAAGAAggccgaggaggaggaggaggaagcgAAGAAGGCtgaggaggaagagaaagcGAAGGAATCGGAGGCTAAACATGCTGCAAAATCGATCGAGGAAGCCAAGGAAAATGGGTTGGTAGCAAATGGGAAATTGGAAGAAGAGAAAGTAAATGTGAAAGGGAATGGTGTCACAAACTAA